The genomic region GGCATCTAGGACATAATGCTTTTGTTCAGGCAGACctcatgtttgtttacatgtgacTAGCTGCGTGTCTACAACTCCACACACATAGGTGAAGTGGAAAAACACACCTCACTGCCACACTAGAAGCAGGCAGTGGGAGGTGTGaaccagacacagacacacacatggtcCAGCTTATGTTCACTGGGCTTCTGCACTTATCTGGCACAGACATACAACTGTTTACAATCTACTGCAACCTCCAATGGAAAAACTGACAAAGACTAAACTAATAAAGACGTTCTCCCAGCAAGAATAATACTGGGAAAATAGTGTAGTTTTACAGCATCCAGCAACCAGACTGAAGTGGTTAGAAAGTCTTCACAAAGCCATCAGTTAAAGCATGGTAACAGAAAAGGCCTGGGTTTACTACTTGTCTCAGAAGAACGTAATTGTTGGGAACTGACAGCTCCAAAAAGAAAGGCCAATTTCCTGTGCCTtgttctttgtatgttttgccATGAATGAAAGCAGCCACCTCTGAGCCCTGGGGCTATGGGGAAACAGATAAACCTGATGGGGATAGAGCAGAGGGAGTGCACTTCCTCCTCTTGTCTGACTgtataaatgcacaaaatataaCATGCTTCCACAAATTTTGTTACTTGTTTCCATTGCACTTTAGCTAGTTTCTCTCCAGCTAGTTTGCTGGAGAGGTTAATCAAGATGGCTTGCTTTGGGAAAAAATAGATTGAAAAACAAGATTatagggtaaaaaaaaaaaatctaacccAGCCAGGTGATATTATtctgtcagcctgtcagtgTGACTATATTAGCGATGTGTGTCCAGGACAGCCAGACCTATCAGAACACCTCACCAATCACTAAGCATGAAAACCCATTGATCCATTGGTTGATTGATGACGACGcatttcagtctcactgctgtCCTCCAGCAGAGAGATTCCATCAATTCTGATGGTTGATTTAGGATGTAGCCACAACTGCCCATGTGTAGCAGAGCCAGCAGAGTCTCTCACCTTCCActtctgtgttcatgtttggCCTACAGCAGATGCCTTGCTTTAACAAGTGATGTAGCATCTTCTTTAAATGTGCTACATTGAATTTAAGTACAAGTGAGGACGACATTCTTTCCTAGAAGGGCCGTGAATGGACAGATCATATATGCTCACCTTGACCTAACCTGTCAATCTTGCTATGCCATCCTGGAAATCCTGTGTAATGAGTACATATGAAACTTAGCTAGCTGTCAGCTTGTTTACCCCTGTGCTAGCCACCACGTGAAAACactgtgtgcctctgtgtgcacacagaaaaagagaagtgtCGACTGAATGTGGGAGGAAGTCAAGTGCACGTTACCTTGATTAGCATGTGTTAGTATGGCAGGTGAATGGTatgataaaataatgtgtgGGTTTCAGTTGTTTGGAGTGTAAACTGTAGAGGCACTTCCACTGTCAGGTGCTCATCTAAAAATCTGATGCAAATGTCTGACATGCAAATTTGGTCAATCAAGATTCAACAACTGACTTTGCTGATCCATCCAGGAAAATGCGGGGGTAGTGGCTGGTCACATTATGACACCACACATTTCAGATAACACTCACTATGGAGCACAACAGACAGTGTGGCAGTTAGATAAAATACATGAccgaggggggaaaaaagcatcaacaacaaaaaactgttaGCTGACTGTTGTGCCTCTTAAATCTGAGCTAAATGTACAGCTGCAGATGTTCCTGTAATTTCTGTAGATATCCCAACTCTGCTGAGGGCTGAACAGTTATTAgttcaaaactacaaaatataCTTTCCATGAGAGGTTCcttgtgacaaaaaaaaaaatctgaggtgTATCTATGATTAACCACTCATAGATCTATATGGTAGTTTTATCATGACATTCAACTAAACTTctgctaaaataaaactgagGTAAAACTGAGGTAAATCTGAAGTAAGTAAACTCAAAGCATGTTTTACAGTGGCCTATCAAATAATAACTTTTAAGAGGTGAATGATGTTTTGTTGAACCCCTGGTTTTTGTCTCTCTAAGCTGATTGTTGTCATTCTACGAGGACCACTCAAGGTGAATCTTGATCTTCCATGATCACTGACTACAaccaggaaaacacagaggaagtaCATTTCCTAGATAGTCACGACATTGTAGCTCCCCTCGTGAGTTGGAACAACttctttcctgtgttttttggTGATACACTGTCAACATATTACATCACCAGAGTGTAAATTGGCTGAGAAAGTGCGTGTCATCCCTAACAAGGTGAGTAAACATTTAAGTGCAGCAAAAGAGCGACATACACACATAGGCAAAGTGCATGGGAGCAGCCTTAGGTGATGAAGAAATATTCAACAATAGATAATTCATTTATCATTCGTTGTCTTACCTTTATCTTCTCTTTCATGGTGAATTTCAGCTCGTGGACGAAGGGGTTTCTACCCACTCTAGATGGACGACTGTTTGAACACTTCATTGCTGACGACCTGAcagccaaaaagaaaagaaagacagaaaagtcgTGTCCAAAATGTCGCGTAACGTAAGTTGAGTTCGCTGTTTTGTGCCGCTGGACAGAGTCCTCCTCAGCACTCACGTTACCTTCTTCTAACTAGAGGAGAGACTGATGCTGGACGGGGAGGAGTGCTCACTGACAACAAGCTAGCCAGATAAAACGACGCGATTTCCGGGTGCAAGATTCAAAATAAGATTCGCGTGTCTGGCGTCAAGGTATTGCAGCTTTGTATGTACTATTTCAATgccacaatgaaaaaaaaacattgtttcttAATTTTGTGTTTGCACACCCCAGTAGTGTTGcaataaaaaggcaaaaacaatgCTTTAAAAGGGTTCCCGTGTGGTGCTCTAAAATCTCTGTGTGTATCAGTAGGAATTGCCAATAAAGCATATTTACAAATCTCATTTATCATAACTTCTTCTTTTGTACATATATTTTTCCTCAATTTCTCACAGGAACATTTATGTTAAACACTGGCCTATTGGATGCATTGTGttccagcttttattttgaaggtgagTGAACAAATCTGGAAACCAGGTGGCACACGTACAAACTAAACACTAATGTTAACAGCCAGTTTTTCTTAGGTACACTAATGGCAGTTGTACTGCACACaagtaaatgaaacacaaataacGAAAGCTGAGCATTATAACCATCATGAGGGGAGAACTTAATGCAGGACTATTGTATAAGACTCTGTTAGTTTGAGCTAAGTGTACCAAATAAACTGGCACCTGGGGTTTCTTATGACAGTAAGTGCCCAAAACTGTAAATCAAACTTTGCACGAGGAAGGACACAAACTTCCTAAATGGAGGGATTTTATTAAGGACATGCTACATTTTACGACTTAAGTGAACAACCCTGAACTCAACCTTCTGTAAAAAAGTTAACATCTGAATGCAGGCATGACCACCACAGACGCACAGACCCAAACATgtgcacgcacgcgcacacacacacacacacatatgtaacagGCAGCTGATAAGATGATAAGAACCTTGTGACTGTGGAACGTGTGTTTTAGATGTTTGGGGTGATTGACCTTCAGTGAGATTCAGTACATTATGTATTTGAAGTTGAGTTTCCTGCTGCATTTGATCCACCCAGCAATTTCTGCCAagtgtcttttatttttgagatGACAGCAACTGCCCCTTTAAacactttgttgtgtttcaaAACTACAGAGGACTGATCCACATTGTACCCTGGGGCTGAGTGGTTTATCAGCTCCACaccaaaaatgtgtgtgttcattttcacattttgaacagCTATGGACACTAACTTGAAGGTGAACTCAGTCTTTCCAATTTCTTTCAACTGGATAAAACTACATACTGATGCATTTCACTACAGTAGTTCACTAACTTGTGGGGCTTATAAAAGGGCAtcttagaatagaatagaatagatctttattgtcatttatcTTTGGAGCAACACAGACGGCTTCTACTATGTGTTTGTCCATAactatgtgtttctgtgaaatTACAATACTGATCAATAGCAAACTGGGTCAATACAATATTCAATATTCAGATGaaataatacagtatatgtgcacaggtgttttgttgtcacttgTACCTCCATCAGTAAATATTAACCAAAACTATTTAAGGAGGGCGGCAGTCACAGACTCAGTATTTGTTGCCAAACACCGTTCAAACCAGACAGGTTTCACTATCAGTCAGTGCTTTCTGTGTTCCAGTAATTATCCAATGACACAAATGTGGTTCTTTGACTTTTATGATGAATACTCACAGCTACTTTCTCACATGACCCCTGCGAAGAGACAACTTTTAACATACGATCcttgactgtttttttgtgaaGACAGTGATAAACAGTAATCTGTGAGAACCAGAAGATGATTGGGGCAATGTGTAACAACTGGTCAGAGCAGCAAGCCCAAGTGACCAAGTGTATTTCATGGAAGGCTACATTCTGTGTTCATGTAGCAAAGACTTTGGCTCCCTCATGTGGACAAATGATGGAAATGAATCTGACATAAGACAGGCTAATGTCTGTGTGTCAAATATTAGATTCAAGTTAACAATTATGATCCAatgggtgaaaaaaaacaaaacaaaaaacagctacTCTGACCAAATTTGCACATGTTTTTGTCTAGATCAGACAACTGCTATCAAACACGTCGGCTGTGTATGAGTCAGTAATGTAGAATAATTATGGCTGTAATTTACAATGTTaggcctttatttatttactaagaTAAAGATATTATGTTATTTTGGAAGCTTAATCTCACAATAGAGTCCCCCTATAAATGTTCTGGCAGTTAAAGGAAATGATGGTTGACAGAATGTTAGAATTCAGTTTCTTCATGGTGAtaaaattatgtattttttgcCATCACTGTTAAGAAGGAAACAAAATAGGAGACAAAAAAGCAACTTTGTTCTTCAGTCAAACAATTTATTATTACAGCACAGTTCTTGTAAATACAATactcatttaacattttagccCTGCCTCTGCTTGTGTCTTGGATTTGTCTTgcagaacacaaacaaacgGCCCCTTCGCCGAACAAAGAAACAGTCATTGCAGCGCCTCTTCAGGGCAGACTTGGTTTTCATCCCTGCAGATGGCTGGACGCAGGGAAAGATGCTGACACTGTCCCAACAGAGATGGTCCACACTGAGCTGAAGAGCCAGACGAGGGCAGCTGGATGGGGCTGACTCTGGCTGATGACAGGAGCAGTGTGCGGGGAGCTGTGGTGAGGGAGTAGAGACATCTGTAGGCATTCGCTGCCGATGAGGAGAAGGTCAGATTTAAACGGCTCATCTGGGCCACTTGGCGAGTCCAGGGAGGTCGCCAGGTGCTTCAACAGTAGGGGTGCCATGATGTCAAAGGctgcagagagggacagagaaatAATTCACATGCAATTACAGCAGCAAAATGTCAATATGCTAATCTTGTGACATAATATTTTCAGTCTGGGGTTTGGTTAATGCCGTATAGCGATGTAGAACTGAAATGATTCGTCAATCATTAATCAATTACCAAGCAAAAACTGTGTCAAGATGCTACAATCTCTCAAAATCCAGCTTCTCGAATGGGAGAATTTGCCGATTTTCTGAATTGTGACTAGCACGTTTTCATTACTTTTTAGAGTTGCAGCCCTACTGTATTACATATTGCATTTTAACTGCCCTTAACTACTTGCCCACGTTtaatttatctttttgtttctcagaGGGCATTATATAATTCACCCGAGATTATTATCCTATTGAAAGATTGTGTACCATTTTTAACATTAATATCTTAGGTGTCAGTACATTGTAGAGTCAATGTCCCTCAGCTTCACTTTGAATCATTAAAATGGACATGATATGACCCATACCCCCATATAGCAACCTAATGCAAAGCTTTGTGAAGCCTTGTATGGACCTTTTAACATAAGTTTGGTATTTAATCTGTTAATCTGTTATCCTACTTGTGAaataaacacatgtaaatacTTCAGCCCGGTGTTACTGTAGGATAGCTATGCAACACGCCATGGAGACGAGCATGACGGAGCTGACCTGCTAGCACCAATGCTACACATTAAAACAGCCAACACATTGGTCTCCGACGTGACACAAACCTATCACAAAATCAAGCAACGTGAACAAACCTTTCAGAAGTTTGTTGAAAGTTTGAAACAGGGCGTATGCCCTGAAAATAGCGTTTTAATCGCGGCTACACGACTCTGGTGCTGTTCTTGGTGGCGAGGATACAATTGCTTCCGGTTTATGACAGCATTATGGACACTTGAGCCCTCAGTTTAGCCTCTCCgacagttttcttttctgaCTCTGAGCAAATCTGGTCTCTCTCGACATTAGCAGACTATAACTCTAACACGGCCATCTCTTACTCAATATCTTTAATAACAAAGAACTTAAATATAAGGACTTAACTGCAAGGCATTTGGTGGCTGATTCACAGCATAGAAGTACCTTGAACCTGTCAGACAAAATTCGGggcaaaatatttttcatatttagtgGCTCTGCAAGGCAGCCTGGGGAGTACAGGCTGTTGTAAACATGGCGGCCGCAGTGGGCAGAGTTCTGTCCTTCAGTAAAAATGCTAAGGTGCTTATGTCACCTTTGAGGCTGTCTGCTGTACCTGCTCACCGTTACAGCGTAGAGGTCTCCAGTACCGGAGAGCCCATTACTCACACTGGCCAGGTAAGCTTTAAGACGATTCTCAATTATGGATATTAATAGGTGGCCTGATGTTAGCTAGTGTTAGCCTTGTGTCAGTGTGGCTAGTTGATCCGTTACGTCCAATATCGGACAGCCCTCTATATGACTTGGCTGTTAATGGGTTCCTTTACCATTTGAATGTCGACTATTGATCATAGCACCGCCACTAAACAATGAGAGTCAACATATATTACTTAAAACAGATTTCCACCCTGTCTCAGCTAGCAAAACAGCGACCCAACACTAGCTCCTAAGTCAATAGCAAAATAGGTTTATGTGCTGTCGTTTCCACTCCGATTCATAacgtcagtgtttttgtttgtttgtttgtttgtttgtttctcgCAGGTGTTTGATGAGAATGATCCCAGGAGAGCCAGATTCGTTGGCAAAcagaaagaggtatgaagtaACCTACAATCAAGCTTAATAATGATCAGATGACTGCAGATTTCAATGGAACCATTTAATGATACGATGATGTATAATAGCATTGCAAAAATGATAAACAATTAGACCTGTCAATGTGAATCACTGGTATTGTGTGCACCTGctattaatactcacattcgCACATTTTTGCATCAGACCATGTTAGAAATTAAATGTTGTCAAAGATAGACACAGTGGTTTTAATTGCTATTACTTATGTCTCTACATAGTCAGACCAGTACatatttacatgtacatttacatgtaaacaaTGCCAACTGATagtactttattttttaatggtgAAAACAATCCATGCTCACTATGTAACCCATTTTAAAACcagatgtatgtatgtgagcACTCACAGAGGATAGACAACAAGTAGGCATTacaactaactaactaactgtgCAGATCATTACAgtctcactgtgtctgctgtttgtcaaCACTTTGTGTTGATTACCTGTTTCCAATATTTGATTGAGCTGATAGTGACAGTAATCATATTGTTTGTGTCAAGGTGAATACAAACTTTGCCATCAAGTTGGTGGCAGAGGAGCCAGTGACTTACGTTGAGAGCAGGGTTGTGTCCTgtgatggaggtggaggagctcTGGGTCATCCCAAAGTCTACATCAACCTGGTAAGAGCTTGCTCACACTGAAGTcatcaaataatttaaatggtctgtcagtccCTTTGACAAATTCTGGAGGCATGGTGCATCTTGTTTTGGCTGACTAGCAACCTGA from Lates calcarifer isolate ASB-BC8 linkage group LG3, TLL_Latcal_v3, whole genome shotgun sequence harbors:
- the mrpl36 gene encoding LOW QUALITY PROTEIN: 39S ribosomal protein L36, mitochondrial (The sequence of the model RefSeq protein was modified relative to this genomic sequence to represent the inferred CDS: deleted 2 bases in 2 codons), translated to MAPLLLKHLATSLTRQVAQMSRLNLTFSSSAANAYRCLYSLTTAPRTLLLSSARVSPIQLPSSGSSAQCGPSLLGQCQHFPCVQPSAGMKTKSALKRRCNDCFFVRRRGRLFVFCKTNPRHKQRQG
- the ndufs6 gene encoding NADH dehydrogenase [ubiquinone] iron-sulfur protein 6, mitochondrial yields the protein MAAAVGRVLSFSKNAKVLMSPLRLSAVPAHRYSVEVSSTGEPITHTGQVFDENDPRRARFVGKQKEVNTNFAIKLVAEEPVTYVESRVVSCDGGGGALGHPKVYINLDKDTKVGTCGYCGLQFKQKHHH